A window of the Linepithema humile isolate Giens D197 chromosome 4, Lhum_UNIL_v1.0, whole genome shotgun sequence genome harbors these coding sequences:
- the Sec15 gene encoding exocyst complex component 6 isoform X2, with protein MQRYDILIQEIEGIDDYLGPTFRAIYDGHEHQKFMEKLDDRIKAHDKDIERMCNHHYQGFIDSIRELLQVRSQAQQLNAEILELDKCITATSTKVIEKGEELVKARKVESNMAAAVDSLTMCLPVLAAYAKLQKQLKDKRYYPALKTLEQLEHHDLPKVTNYRFSSQITQQIPQLRENIKDASMSDLRDFLENIRKYSPKIGEVAMRHTAEQLATEAEIVGRKKKKSYTNNHSNEGEEELSAQDLMDFSPVYRCMHIYTVLREGETFKNYYRQQRKQQARLVLQPPINMHESIVGYQTYLHGIIGFFVVEDHILNTGNGLATRAYLDELWAMALSTIVNALRTHSAYCTDATLILKIKNLIMLFNTTLRNYGYSIGQLWDLLQEIRVHYNEVLMQHWVQVFRDILDEDSFLPIQVTTQAEYDEILNLFPYHDEELQKAEFPKKFPFSNMVPKVYQQVKEFIYACLKFSEDLNFTQTEIDEMICKSTNLLLTRTFSGCLSSLFRKPSLALLQVVQIIINTGYLEKSTKYLEEFVTNITGTPHQGQLSCMSVESAMFRVARDDAEKQICDKLKNKLDEFLELENYDWNLAEPQGHASGFITDLIAFLQSTFTCFTNLPDEVAQVACKSACSHIAKAILGILISEDVKQISMGALQQVNLDTIQCEQFAASEPVVGLPEGILLQYFSQLRQLLDLFMSWDWPTYFHDYGHESSKYNLVTPNMAVLLLEKLKESDKKTVFSVLKKSERDKKKLLETVLKQLRQLAQTTQQQ; from the exons ATGCAGCGATACGACATTTTGATTCAGGAGATCGAGGGCATCGACGATTATCTGGGCCCGACGTTTCG AGCAATTTACGATGGCCACGAACATCAGAAGTTTATGGAGAAGCTCGACGATCGTATTAAGGCTCATGACAAAGATATCGAGAGGATGTGCAATCATCATTATCAGGGATTTATCGATTCCATTCGAGAACTCTTACAAGTTCGCTCACAAGCACAGCAATTAAAT GCAGAAATATTGGAGCTTGATAAATGCATTACCGCCACATCTACTAAAGTGATCGAGAAGGGTGAGGAACTTGTGAAAGCTCGCAAAGTCGAGAGCAATATGGCTGCTGCTGTAGACAGTCTTACTATGTGCCTTCCCGTCTTAGCTGCTTATGCAAAGttgcaaaaacaattaaagGATAAGCGTTATTATCCAGCATTGAAGACACTGGAACAGTTGGAGCATCACGATCTGCCAAAAGTGACAAATTACAGGTTTTCATCTCAAATCACGCAGCAGATTCCACA GTTGCGAGAAAATATAAAGGATGCCTCTATGTCTGACTTACGAGATTTCTTGGAAAATATCAGAAAGTATTCGCCAAAGATTGGAGAAGTCGCGATGAGGCAT ACTGCTGAACAGTTAGCAACTGAAGCAGAAATCGTCGgcaggaagaaaaaaaaatcttacacGAACAATCATTCGAATGAGGGAGAAGAAGAACTGAGTGCTCAAGATTTAATGGACTTCAGTCCGGTGTATCGATGTATGCATATCTACACTGTGCTTCGTGAAGGAGAAacttttaagaattattatagaCAACAAAGAAAGCAACAAGCCAGGCTAGTTTTACAACCGCCCATTAACATG caCGAGAGTATAGTCGGTTATCAGACTTACTTACACGGTATCATCGGTTTCTTCGTGGTGGAGGATCACATATTAAATACCGGTAACGGACTAGCCACTCGTGCGTACTTGGACGAGCTTTGGGCCATGGCGTTATCCACTATAGTCAATGCTTTACGCACGCATTCG gCATATTGCACAGACGCTacacttatattaaaaattaagaatcttATCATGCTATTCAACACTACTCTGAgg AATTACGGCTACTCTATAGGACAGCTTTGGGATCTGCTACAAGAAATCAGAGTACATTACAACGAAGTGCTGATGCAGCACTGGGTTCAAGTGTTTAGAGATATCTTAGACGAAGATAGTTTTCTTCCAATCCAg GTCACAACGCAAGCAGAATACGACGAAATTCTTAACCTATTTCCTTATCATGACGAGGAATTGCAGAAAGCTGAGTTTCCTAAgaaatttccattttcaaaCATGGTGCCGAAGGTTTATCAGCAAGTGAAAGAGTTTATTTACGCTTGCCTAAAATTTTCAGAAGATTTGAACTTCACGCAGACGGAAATCGACGAGATGATATGTAAATCAACAAATCTTTTGTTGACAAGAACTTTCAGTGGGTGTTTGTCATCGTTGTTTCGCAAGCCATCGTTAGCGCTTTTGCAAGTAGTGCAAATTATCATAAACACGGGATATCTCGAGAAATCCACAAAATATTTGGAAGAATTTGTGACTAACATTACTGG CACGCCACATCAAGGACAGTTAAGCTGTATGAGTGTTGAATCCGCCATGTTTCGAGTTGCACGGGACGACGCCGAGAAGCAGATTTGCGATAAACTGAAGAATAAGCTGGATGAATTTTTAGAGTTGGAGAATTATGATTGGAACTTGGCAGAGCCGCAAGGACACGCTTCAGGATTCATCACAGATCTCATAGCCTTCTTGCAGAGCACCTTTACATGCTTCACTAACCTAcct GATGAAGTAGCTCAAGTAGCATGTAAGTCTGCATGTTCTCACATTGCGAAAGCCATATTAGGCATATTAATCAGCGAAGATGTGAAGCAGATATCCATGGGTGCTCTGCAGCAAGTTAACTTAGACACCATACAGTGTGAAC AGTTTGCTGCTTCCGAGCCAGTCGTTGGCCTGCCAGAAggaatattattgcaatactTTTCGCAATTAAGACAATTATTAGATCTATTCATGAGCTGGGACTGGCCTACCTATTTTCATGATTACGGTCATGAATCTAGCAAATATAACTTAGTAACTCCGAACATGGCTGTTTTGCTGCTGGAAAA GTTGAAAGAATCCGACAAGAAAACAGTGTTTTCTGTATTAAAGAAAAgtgaaagagataaaaagaaactgCTCGAGACTGTGCTAAAGCAGTTGCGTCAATTGGCACAGACTACTCAGCAGCAGTAG
- the Sec15 gene encoding exocyst complex component 6B isoform X1 has protein sequence MSRMSINTPQSLLSSMVPKHEYLLYEIESTDTNSIGLVFRAIYDGHEHQKFMEKLDDRIKAHDKDIERMCNHHYQGFIDSIRELLQVRSQAQQLNAEILELDKCITATSTKVIEKGEELVKARKVESNMAAAVDSLTMCLPVLAAYAKLQKQLKDKRYYPALKTLEQLEHHDLPKVTNYRFSSQITQQIPQLRENIKDASMSDLRDFLENIRKYSPKIGEVAMRHTAEQLATEAEIVGRKKKKSYTNNHSNEGEEELSAQDLMDFSPVYRCMHIYTVLREGETFKNYYRQQRKQQARLVLQPPINMHESIVGYQTYLHGIIGFFVVEDHILNTGNGLATRAYLDELWAMALSTIVNALRTHSAYCTDATLILKIKNLIMLFNTTLRNYGYSIGQLWDLLQEIRVHYNEVLMQHWVQVFRDILDEDSFLPIQVTTQAEYDEILNLFPYHDEELQKAEFPKKFPFSNMVPKVYQQVKEFIYACLKFSEDLNFTQTEIDEMICKSTNLLLTRTFSGCLSSLFRKPSLALLQVVQIIINTGYLEKSTKYLEEFVTNITGTPHQGQLSCMSVESAMFRVARDDAEKQICDKLKNKLDEFLELENYDWNLAEPQGHASGFITDLIAFLQSTFTCFTNLPDEVAQVACKSACSHIAKAILGILISEDVKQISMGALQQVNLDTIQCEQFAASEPVVGLPEGILLQYFSQLRQLLDLFMSWDWPTYFHDYGHESSKYNLVTPNMAVLLLEKLKESDKKTVFSVLKKSERDKKKLLETVLKQLRQLAQTTQQQ, from the exons ATGTCAAGGATGTCAATTAACACACCGCAAAGTCTCCTATCATCTATGGTGCCGAAGCATGAATATCTGCTTTATGAAATAGAGTCTACTGATACTAATAGCATAGGTCTTGTTTTTAG AGCAATTTACGATGGCCACGAACATCAGAAGTTTATGGAGAAGCTCGACGATCGTATTAAGGCTCATGACAAAGATATCGAGAGGATGTGCAATCATCATTATCAGGGATTTATCGATTCCATTCGAGAACTCTTACAAGTTCGCTCACAAGCACAGCAATTAAAT GCAGAAATATTGGAGCTTGATAAATGCATTACCGCCACATCTACTAAAGTGATCGAGAAGGGTGAGGAACTTGTGAAAGCTCGCAAAGTCGAGAGCAATATGGCTGCTGCTGTAGACAGTCTTACTATGTGCCTTCCCGTCTTAGCTGCTTATGCAAAGttgcaaaaacaattaaagGATAAGCGTTATTATCCAGCATTGAAGACACTGGAACAGTTGGAGCATCACGATCTGCCAAAAGTGACAAATTACAGGTTTTCATCTCAAATCACGCAGCAGATTCCACA GTTGCGAGAAAATATAAAGGATGCCTCTATGTCTGACTTACGAGATTTCTTGGAAAATATCAGAAAGTATTCGCCAAAGATTGGAGAAGTCGCGATGAGGCAT ACTGCTGAACAGTTAGCAACTGAAGCAGAAATCGTCGgcaggaagaaaaaaaaatcttacacGAACAATCATTCGAATGAGGGAGAAGAAGAACTGAGTGCTCAAGATTTAATGGACTTCAGTCCGGTGTATCGATGTATGCATATCTACACTGTGCTTCGTGAAGGAGAAacttttaagaattattatagaCAACAAAGAAAGCAACAAGCCAGGCTAGTTTTACAACCGCCCATTAACATG caCGAGAGTATAGTCGGTTATCAGACTTACTTACACGGTATCATCGGTTTCTTCGTGGTGGAGGATCACATATTAAATACCGGTAACGGACTAGCCACTCGTGCGTACTTGGACGAGCTTTGGGCCATGGCGTTATCCACTATAGTCAATGCTTTACGCACGCATTCG gCATATTGCACAGACGCTacacttatattaaaaattaagaatcttATCATGCTATTCAACACTACTCTGAgg AATTACGGCTACTCTATAGGACAGCTTTGGGATCTGCTACAAGAAATCAGAGTACATTACAACGAAGTGCTGATGCAGCACTGGGTTCAAGTGTTTAGAGATATCTTAGACGAAGATAGTTTTCTTCCAATCCAg GTCACAACGCAAGCAGAATACGACGAAATTCTTAACCTATTTCCTTATCATGACGAGGAATTGCAGAAAGCTGAGTTTCCTAAgaaatttccattttcaaaCATGGTGCCGAAGGTTTATCAGCAAGTGAAAGAGTTTATTTACGCTTGCCTAAAATTTTCAGAAGATTTGAACTTCACGCAGACGGAAATCGACGAGATGATATGTAAATCAACAAATCTTTTGTTGACAAGAACTTTCAGTGGGTGTTTGTCATCGTTGTTTCGCAAGCCATCGTTAGCGCTTTTGCAAGTAGTGCAAATTATCATAAACACGGGATATCTCGAGAAATCCACAAAATATTTGGAAGAATTTGTGACTAACATTACTGG CACGCCACATCAAGGACAGTTAAGCTGTATGAGTGTTGAATCCGCCATGTTTCGAGTTGCACGGGACGACGCCGAGAAGCAGATTTGCGATAAACTGAAGAATAAGCTGGATGAATTTTTAGAGTTGGAGAATTATGATTGGAACTTGGCAGAGCCGCAAGGACACGCTTCAGGATTCATCACAGATCTCATAGCCTTCTTGCAGAGCACCTTTACATGCTTCACTAACCTAcct GATGAAGTAGCTCAAGTAGCATGTAAGTCTGCATGTTCTCACATTGCGAAAGCCATATTAGGCATATTAATCAGCGAAGATGTGAAGCAGATATCCATGGGTGCTCTGCAGCAAGTTAACTTAGACACCATACAGTGTGAAC AGTTTGCTGCTTCCGAGCCAGTCGTTGGCCTGCCAGAAggaatattattgcaatactTTTCGCAATTAAGACAATTATTAGATCTATTCATGAGCTGGGACTGGCCTACCTATTTTCATGATTACGGTCATGAATCTAGCAAATATAACTTAGTAACTCCGAACATGGCTGTTTTGCTGCTGGAAAA GTTGAAAGAATCCGACAAGAAAACAGTGTTTTCTGTATTAAAGAAAAgtgaaagagataaaaagaaactgCTCGAGACTGTGCTAAAGCAGTTGCGTCAATTGGCACAGACTACTCAGCAGCAGTAG
- the LOC105677724 gene encoding eukaryotic translation initiation factor 4B isoform X1 — protein sequence MSAAGKKGKKKKGVTVDLMTFLGDDRNGPTPNMPMKSSSWADDVEDDHEGYSSRSNKDPVILPTAPRAARGPGIDEENIPSSPPYVAYISNLPYDVDEADLADFFAEMKISNMRLPKDANKIRGYGYVEFEDRQSLIDALSMTNTTIKTRRVRIEVSNSSNDDRRGGRMGRDNRRDNYDDPERTSGDWRSGPREELPEGDSYRSRYDRDRFDNRDRRDDRERYDYDNKPGAWRERDSNDKGTTFKERSGFRDDSREREWSRFGDRGRSKERDGDRGSSFGSRRNYGDSSDWERGRRQDQDSKPTEARQRPKLQLQPRTKPVEPIVVADDAPAKEDSADSKSPSRSDSAQRAPERAPERAPERAPERAPERAPERAPERASVPATNIFGAAKPVDTTVREREIEERLAKSYAESRSREETGDRDNKERRDGTWGRRNGEGREDKDKERSRPTWRSEEDRGARLERSAPRSQRSEEQNGSKASPASRGPPAPKGSQKSSDKDVRTAPERDRKDKEKDEISRMPKAKDEQAPNFVASNKYSMLPDDVDPDNIDE from the exons ATGTCCGCAG CAGGTAAAAAGGGTAAGAAGAAGAAGGGAGTTACCGTTGATTTGATGACATTCCTTGGCGATGATCGAAATGGACCGACTCCCAATATGCCTATGAAATCGTCCAGTTGGGCCGATGATGTAGAGGACGATCATG AAGGATATTCATCAAGAAGTAACAAAGATCCAGTTATTCTACCAACAGCTCCTAGAGCTGCACGAGGACCAGGAATTGACGAAGAAAATATTCCTTCAAGTCCTCCTTATGTAGCCTACATAAGCAATTTGCCCTATGATGTGGATGAAGCTGATCTGGCAGACTTCTTCGCAGAAATGAAG atttcAAATATGCGTTTGCCGAAAGACGCGAATAAGATTAGAGGATACGGATATGTTGAGTTCGAGGATCGCCAGAGTCTAATTGATGCTCTTTCTATGACAAATACA ACCATTAAAACGAGGCGAGTGAGAATTGAAGTCTCAAATAGCAGTAATGATGATCGTCGCGGCGGCAGAATGGGTAGAGACAATCGTAGGGACAATTACGATGATCCGGAACGCACGTCCGGCGATTGGAGGAGCGGGCCGCGCGAAGAATTACCCGAAGGTGATTCCTATCGTAGTCGATACGATAGAGACCGATTCGACAATAGAGATCGCCGAGATGACAGAGAAa GATATGATTACGATAACAAGCCTGGTGCCTGGCGCGAGAGAGACAGCAACGACAAAGGAACAACGTTCAAGGAAAGGAGCGGCTTCAGAGACGATAGCAGAGAGAGGGAGTGGAGTCGCTTCGGCGACAGAGGAAGGAGCAAAGAGAGAGACGGGGACAGAGGCAGCAGTTTCGGATCCCGTCGCAATTACGGTGATTCTTCTGATTGGGAGCGAGGTCGTCGGCAAGATCAAGACTCCAAAC CGACCGAGGCGCGACAAAGACCAAAACTGCAACTGCAGCCCCGCACGAAACCCGTGGAGCCTATTGTCGTCGCTGATGACGCGCCAGCTAAGGAAGACTCGGCAGACTCGAAATCGCCATCACGATCGGATTCGGCTCAACGCGCCCCGGAACGCGCCCCGGAACGCGCTCCGGAACGCGCCCCGGAACGCGCCCCGGAACGCGCCCCAGAACGCGCCCCGGAACGCGCCTCCGTGCCTGCGACCAACATCTTCGGAGCTGCAAAGCCGGTCGACACGACTGTACGTGAACGGGAGATAGAGGAGCGTCTCGCGAAGTCGTATGCCGAATCGCGTTCCCGGGAAGAAACTGG GGACAGAGACAACAAAGAACGCAGAGATGGCACTTGGGGTCGCCGCAACGGG GAAGGACGCGAGGACAAAGATAAAGAAAGGAGCCGCCCGACTTGGCGGTCGGAAGAGGACAGAGGTGCTCGACTCGAAAGGTCCGCGCCGCGATCTCAACGCTCTG AAGAACAAAATGGATCCAAAGCATCACCAGCTTCACGCGGACCACCGGCACCCAAAGGATCGCAGAAATCCTCTGACAAAGATGTCCGTACTGCTCCGGAAAG GGACCGCAAAGATAAAGAGAAGGATGAAATTAGTAGGATGCCGAAAGCAAAGGACGAACAAGCTCCA AATTTTGTAGCTTCCAACAAGTACTCCATGCTACCTGACGATGTGGATCCGGACAATATCGACGAATAG
- the LOC105677724 gene encoding eukaryotic translation initiation factor 4B isoform X2 — protein MSAGKKGKKKKGVTVDLMTFLGDDRNGPTPNMPMKSSSWADDVEDDHEGYSSRSNKDPVILPTAPRAARGPGIDEENIPSSPPYVAYISNLPYDVDEADLADFFAEMKISNMRLPKDANKIRGYGYVEFEDRQSLIDALSMTNTTIKTRRVRIEVSNSSNDDRRGGRMGRDNRRDNYDDPERTSGDWRSGPREELPEGDSYRSRYDRDRFDNRDRRDDRERYDYDNKPGAWRERDSNDKGTTFKERSGFRDDSREREWSRFGDRGRSKERDGDRGSSFGSRRNYGDSSDWERGRRQDQDSKPTEARQRPKLQLQPRTKPVEPIVVADDAPAKEDSADSKSPSRSDSAQRAPERAPERAPERAPERAPERAPERAPERASVPATNIFGAAKPVDTTVREREIEERLAKSYAESRSREETGDRDNKERRDGTWGRRNGEGREDKDKERSRPTWRSEEDRGARLERSAPRSQRSEEQNGSKASPASRGPPAPKGSQKSSDKDVRTAPERDRKDKEKDEISRMPKAKDEQAPNFVASNKYSMLPDDVDPDNIDE, from the exons ATGTCCGCAG GTAAAAAGGGTAAGAAGAAGAAGGGAGTTACCGTTGATTTGATGACATTCCTTGGCGATGATCGAAATGGACCGACTCCCAATATGCCTATGAAATCGTCCAGTTGGGCCGATGATGTAGAGGACGATCATG AAGGATATTCATCAAGAAGTAACAAAGATCCAGTTATTCTACCAACAGCTCCTAGAGCTGCACGAGGACCAGGAATTGACGAAGAAAATATTCCTTCAAGTCCTCCTTATGTAGCCTACATAAGCAATTTGCCCTATGATGTGGATGAAGCTGATCTGGCAGACTTCTTCGCAGAAATGAAG atttcAAATATGCGTTTGCCGAAAGACGCGAATAAGATTAGAGGATACGGATATGTTGAGTTCGAGGATCGCCAGAGTCTAATTGATGCTCTTTCTATGACAAATACA ACCATTAAAACGAGGCGAGTGAGAATTGAAGTCTCAAATAGCAGTAATGATGATCGTCGCGGCGGCAGAATGGGTAGAGACAATCGTAGGGACAATTACGATGATCCGGAACGCACGTCCGGCGATTGGAGGAGCGGGCCGCGCGAAGAATTACCCGAAGGTGATTCCTATCGTAGTCGATACGATAGAGACCGATTCGACAATAGAGATCGCCGAGATGACAGAGAAa GATATGATTACGATAACAAGCCTGGTGCCTGGCGCGAGAGAGACAGCAACGACAAAGGAACAACGTTCAAGGAAAGGAGCGGCTTCAGAGACGATAGCAGAGAGAGGGAGTGGAGTCGCTTCGGCGACAGAGGAAGGAGCAAAGAGAGAGACGGGGACAGAGGCAGCAGTTTCGGATCCCGTCGCAATTACGGTGATTCTTCTGATTGGGAGCGAGGTCGTCGGCAAGATCAAGACTCCAAAC CGACCGAGGCGCGACAAAGACCAAAACTGCAACTGCAGCCCCGCACGAAACCCGTGGAGCCTATTGTCGTCGCTGATGACGCGCCAGCTAAGGAAGACTCGGCAGACTCGAAATCGCCATCACGATCGGATTCGGCTCAACGCGCCCCGGAACGCGCCCCGGAACGCGCTCCGGAACGCGCCCCGGAACGCGCCCCGGAACGCGCCCCAGAACGCGCCCCGGAACGCGCCTCCGTGCCTGCGACCAACATCTTCGGAGCTGCAAAGCCGGTCGACACGACTGTACGTGAACGGGAGATAGAGGAGCGTCTCGCGAAGTCGTATGCCGAATCGCGTTCCCGGGAAGAAACTGG GGACAGAGACAACAAAGAACGCAGAGATGGCACTTGGGGTCGCCGCAACGGG GAAGGACGCGAGGACAAAGATAAAGAAAGGAGCCGCCCGACTTGGCGGTCGGAAGAGGACAGAGGTGCTCGACTCGAAAGGTCCGCGCCGCGATCTCAACGCTCTG AAGAACAAAATGGATCCAAAGCATCACCAGCTTCACGCGGACCACCGGCACCCAAAGGATCGCAGAAATCCTCTGACAAAGATGTCCGTACTGCTCCGGAAAG GGACCGCAAAGATAAAGAGAAGGATGAAATTAGTAGGATGCCGAAAGCAAAGGACGAACAAGCTCCA AATTTTGTAGCTTCCAACAAGTACTCCATGCTACCTGACGATGTGGATCCGGACAATATCGACGAATAG
- the LOC105677720 gene encoding serine protease inhibitor dipetalogastin, whose amino-acid sequence MRRQLSLVLGIVLLGCLQDYASGACPRICPPSGEPVCGSDGVIYASQCEMRKKMCGKGVTVATEKTACLRSSGSKCEHRCPGDQDPVCGTDGRTYLNKCMLRVEICRVGIELSHLGPCNNISAHRENCPVSCDYAPLDGPVCGSDGNVYKSTCQMKLLTCGQGVVRTNKKHCQTTRHCRETCWRGARPACGSDGILYSNTCKMRAKNCGKHVFEVPMSFCVSRERTSGSNACPLECKNEPEVSVCGSDSNIYRNECEMEMLNCGHARRKITVIDFEKCRSRLTKCMKQQQKCGSEVDPVCGSDANTYPNQCHMNVAACLKGIQLAHVGECTTLKETEQCPEDCAEVPEEPVCGSDGNVYRSLCHLRRETCGQRVVQVPAQHCRTTALCNQICSGERQFVCGSDNKLYRNECEMKRDNCGKHVYVVPMKRCVQGFLFRGCQKICPPYYDPVCGTDGMTYSNECFLEIENCRSRSLVTKKYHGVCGQPTEEPKNYLY is encoded by the exons ATTACGCGTCCGGCGCGTGTCCCAGGATATGTCCGCCGAGCGGCGAACCCGTCTGCGGCAGCGACGGTGTCATATACGCGTCGCAGTGTGAAATGCGGAAGAAGATGTGCGGAAAGG GCGTTACCGTGGCCACGGAGAAGACGGCCTGCCTGAGGTCATCCGGTAGCAAGTGCGAGCACCGCTGCCCGGGCGATCAGGATCCGGTATGCGGCACCGACGGCCGTACCTATCTCAACAAGTGCATGCTCCGGGTGGAGATCTGCCGGGTCGGCATCGAGCTGTCTCACCTCGGGCCGTGCAACAATATTTCGGCCCACCGGGAGAACTGCCCGGTCTCGTGCGACTACGCGCCGCTCGACGGACCGGTCTGCGGAAGCGATGGCAACGTTTACAAGTCCACGTGTCAGATGAAGCTGCTCACTTGCGG GCAAGGCGTCGTGCGTACGAATAAGAAGCACTGCCAGACCACAAGACACTGCCGTGAAACGTGCTGGCGCGGTGCCAGGCCTGCCTGCGGTAGCGACGGCATTTTGTACTCCAACACATGCAAAATGCGAGCGAAGAACTGCGG CAAACACGTCTTCGAAGTGCCGATGTCGTTCTGCGTGTCTCGCGAACGAACATCCGGAAGCAACGCGTGTCCCTTAGAATGCAAGAACGAGCCGGAAGTGTCGGTGTGCGGATCGGACAGCAATATTTACAGGAACGAATGCGAGATGGAAATGCTAAACTGCGG GCATGCAAGGAGAAAGATAACGGTAATCGACTTCGAGAAGTGCCGATCCCGGCTAACGAAATGCATGAAGCAACAGCAGAAGTGCGGAAGCGAGGTGGATCCGGTTTGCGGTAGCGACGCGAATACCTATCCGAATCAGTGTCACATGAACGTGGCGGCTTGCTT AAAAGGCATCCAATTGGCACATGTTGGCGAGTGCACGACCTTGAAAGAGACCGAACAGTGCCCCGAAGACTGCGCCGAAGTACCCGAGGAACCAGTTTGTGGAAGCGACGGCAACGTTTATCG GTCCCTTTGCCATCTGCGGCGTGAGACCTGCGGGCAGAGAGTGGTTCAAGTGCCGGCACAACACTGTCGCACCACCGCGCTCTGCAACCAGATCTGCAGCGGGGAGCGTCAGTTTGTTTGCGGTTCCGACAACAAGCTCTATCGCAATGAGTGCGAGATGAAGAGGGACAATTGCGG GAAACACGTGTACGTCGTGCCTATGAAGCGATGCGTCCAGGGTTTCCTGTTCCGCGGCTGCCAGAAGATCTGCCCGCCTTATTACGATCCCGTGTGCGGCACCGACGGCATGACGTACAGCAACGAGTGCTTCCTGGAGATCGAGAACTGCCGCAGCAGGAGTCTCGTCACGAAGAAGTACCACGGCGTGTGCGGTCAGCCGACGGAGGAGCCGAAGAATTATCTCTACTGA